In Ovis canadensis isolate MfBH-ARS-UI-01 breed Bighorn chromosome 11, ARS-UI_OviCan_v2, whole genome shotgun sequence, one genomic interval encodes:
- the TMEM101 gene encoding transmembrane protein 101 isoform X1, protein MASKMGSRRWMLQLIMQLGSVLLTRCPFWGCFSQLMLYAERAEARRKPDIPVPYLYFDMGAAVLCASFMSFGVKRRWFALGAALQLAISTYAAYIGGYVHYGDWLKVRMYSRTVAIIGGFLVLASGAGELYRRKPRSRSLQSTGQVFLGIYLVCVAYSLQHSKEDRLAYLNHLPGGELMVQLFFVLYGVLALAFLSGYYVTLAAQILAVLLPPVMLLIDGNVAYWHNTRRVEFWNQMKLLGESVGIFGAAVILATDG, encoded by the exons ATGGCGTCGAAGATGGGTTCGCGACGGTGGATGTTGCAGCTGATCATGCAGTTGGGTTCTGTGTTGCTCACACGCTGCCCCTTCTGGGGCTGCTTCAGCCAGCTCATGCTGTATGCTGAGAGGGCCGAGGCGCGCCG GAAGCCCGACATCCCAGTACCCTACCTGTACTTCGACATGGGGGCAGCCGTGCTGTGCGCTAGCTTCATGTCCTTTGGAGTGAAGCGGCGCTGGTTCGCGCTGGGGGCCGCACTCCAGCTTGCCATTAGCACCTATGCCGCCTACATCGGGGGTTACGTCCACTACGGGGACTGGCTGAAG GTCCGTATGTACTCACGTACAGTTGCCATCATCGGTGGCTTTCTTGTGCTGGCCAGCGGTGCTGGGGAGCTGTACCGTCGGAAACCCCGCAGCCGTTCCCTCCAGTCCACCGGCCAGGTCTTCCTGGGCATCTACCTCGTCTGTGTG GCCTACTCACTGCAGCACAGCAAGGAGGACCGGCTGGCGTATCTGAACCATCTCCCGGGCGGGGAGCTGATGGTCCAGCTCTTCTTCGTGCTCTATGGCGTCCTGGCCCTGGCCTTCCTGTCAGGCTACTACGTGACCCTGGCTGCCCAGATTTTGGCTGTCCTGCTGCCCCCGGTCATGCTGCTCATTGACGGCAATGTGGCCTACTGGCACAACACGCGACGCGTTGAATTCTGGAACCAGATGAAGCTCCTTGGAGAGAGTGTGGGCATCTTCGGGGCCGCTGTCATCCTGGCCACTGACGGCTGA
- the NAGS gene encoding N-acetylglutamate synthase, mitochondrial isoform X2: MATVRMAWALWAAPVGGRLRGPRGTGSTRRLSCGARRQATRGTSPGRRLSTAWRPAQLAREEAEGAKDDVHPSAAEEPLWTQPPAPPVPPDSPGPPAGRSLVQRDIQTFLNQCGASPGEAHHWLTQFQACHHCADRPFAVIEVEEEVIKCPKAVSSLAFALAFLQRMDMKPLVVLGQPAPTAPSGCLSFWEAKAQLAQRCTVLVDALRHNAAAAVPFFGGGSVLSAAEPAPHASYGGIVSVETDLLQWCLESGSIPILCPIGETAARRSVLLDSLEVTASLAKALRPTKIIFLNTTGGLHDGSHKVLSNVNLPADLDLVTNADWVSTKERQQIRLIVDILSRLPHHSSAVITAASMFLTELFSNKGSGTLFKTGERMLRVRCLDSLDQRRLVNLVNASFGKKLRDDYLASLRPRLHSVYFSEGYNAAAILTTEPVLGGTPYLDKFVVSSSRQGQGSGQMLWECLRRDLKTLFWRSRVTNPINPCYLLIPLLLCSVGTKNRTRTPPPAAQPRQCGEEKAASL; encoded by the exons ATGGCGACGGTGCGTATGGCCTGGGCCCTCTGGGCAGCGCCTGTGGGCGGGAGGCTCCGGGGACCCCGAGGCACGGGGAGCACCAGGAGGCTGAGCTGCGGCGCGCGGCGGCAGGCGACCAGGGGTACCAGCCCGGGACGCCGGCTCAGCACGGCTTGGAGGCCGGCCCAGCTAGCCCGAGAGGAGGCCGAGGGAGCCAAGGACGACGTCCATCCGTCTGCAGCGGAGGAGCCGTTGTGGACGCAGCCCCCCGCGCCCCCGGTGCCCCCCGATTCCCCGGGGCCCCCCGCCGGCCGCTCGCTGGTGCAGCGAGACATCCAGACCTTCCTGAACCAGTGCGGGGCCAGTCCCGGGGAGGCGCACCACTGGCTCACGCAGTTCCAGGCCTGCCATCACTGCGCCGACAGGCCCTTCGCCGTCATCGAG gtggaggaggaggtgatcAAGTGCCCGAAGGCAGTATCCAGTCTGGCCTTCGCCCTGGCCTTCCTGCAGCGCATGGACATGAAGCCATTGGTGGTCTTGGGGCAGCCTGCTCCCACGGCGCCCTCGGGCTGTCTTTCCTTCTGGGAGGCCAAGGCACAGCTCGCCCAGAGATGCACGGTGCTGGTGGACGCCCTGCGGCACAATGCGGCAGCCGCCGTGCCTTTTTTTGGCGGCGGGTCTGTGCTGAGCGCTGCTGAGCCAGCCCCTCACGCCAG CTACGGTGGCATCGTCTCTGTGGAGACCGATCTGCTCCAGTGGTGCCTGGAGTCCGGAAGCATCCCCATCCTGTGTCCCATTGGGGAGACCGCCGCGCGCCGCTCGGTGCTCCTGGACTCGCTGGAGGTGACCGCGTCTCTGGCTAAGGCGCTGCGGCCCACCAAAATCatcttcctcaacaccacaggCGGCCTGCACGACGGCAGTCACAAG GTCCTGAGTAACGTGAACCTGCCCGCCGACCTGGACCTGGTGACCAATGCCGACTGGGTGAGCACTAAAGAACGCCAGCAGATTCGGCTCATCGTGGACATACTCAGTCGCCTGCCCCATCACTCCTCCGCCGTCATCACCGCTGCCAGCATGTTCCTCACCGAGCTCTTCAGCAACAAGG GTTCGGGGACGCTGTTCAAGACTGGCGAGCGGATGCTGCGAGTGCGTTGCTTGGACAGCCTGGACCAGCGCCGCCTCGTGAACCTGGTCAACGCTAGCTTCGGCAAAAAGCTCCGAGACGACTACTTGGCCTCGTTGCGCCCGAGGCTGCACTCTGTCTACTTCTCTGAGGG GTACAACGCGGCCGCCATTCTGACCACGGAGCCCGTACTGGGGGGGACCCCGTATCTAGACAAGTTTGTGGTGAGCTCCAGCCGCCAGggccaaggctccggccagatgCTGTGGGAGTGCCTGCGGCGGGACCTGAAGACGCTTTTCTGGCGCTCCCGGGTCACCAACCCCATCAATCCCTG TTATCTCCTCATTCCCCTACTACTCTGCTCTGTGGGCACCAAGAACAGAACAAGAACCCCTCCTCCGGCTGCACAGCCAAGGCAGTGTGGAGAGGAAAAGGCGGCCTCACTCTAA
- the NAGS gene encoding N-acetylglutamate synthase, mitochondrial isoform X1, which produces MATVRMAWALWAAPVGGRLRGPRGTGSTRRLSCGARRQATRGTSPGRRLSTAWRPAQLAREEAEGAKDDVHPSAAEEPLWTQPPAPPVPPDSPGPPAGRSLVQRDIQTFLNQCGASPGEAHHWLTQFQACHHCADRPFAVIEVEEEVIKCPKAVSSLAFALAFLQRMDMKPLVVLGQPAPTAPSGCLSFWEAKAQLAQRCTVLVDALRHNAAAAVPFFGGGSVLSAAEPAPHASYGGIVSVETDLLQWCLESGSIPILCPIGETAARRSVLLDSLEVTASLAKALRPTKIIFLNTTGGLHDGSHKVLSNVNLPADLDLVTNADWVSTKERQQIRLIVDILSRLPHHSSAVITAASMFLTELFSNKGSGTLFKTGERMLRVRCLDSLDQRRLVNLVNASFGKKLRDDYLASLRPRLHSVYFSEGYNAAAILTTEPVLGGTPYLDKFVVSSSRQGQGSGQMLWECLRRDLKTLFWRSRVTNPINPWYFKHSDGSFSNKQWIFFWFGLADIRDSYELVNHAKGIPDSFCKPASDPGS; this is translated from the exons ATGGCGACGGTGCGTATGGCCTGGGCCCTCTGGGCAGCGCCTGTGGGCGGGAGGCTCCGGGGACCCCGAGGCACGGGGAGCACCAGGAGGCTGAGCTGCGGCGCGCGGCGGCAGGCGACCAGGGGTACCAGCCCGGGACGCCGGCTCAGCACGGCTTGGAGGCCGGCCCAGCTAGCCCGAGAGGAGGCCGAGGGAGCCAAGGACGACGTCCATCCGTCTGCAGCGGAGGAGCCGTTGTGGACGCAGCCCCCCGCGCCCCCGGTGCCCCCCGATTCCCCGGGGCCCCCCGCCGGCCGCTCGCTGGTGCAGCGAGACATCCAGACCTTCCTGAACCAGTGCGGGGCCAGTCCCGGGGAGGCGCACCACTGGCTCACGCAGTTCCAGGCCTGCCATCACTGCGCCGACAGGCCCTTCGCCGTCATCGAG gtggaggaggaggtgatcAAGTGCCCGAAGGCAGTATCCAGTCTGGCCTTCGCCCTGGCCTTCCTGCAGCGCATGGACATGAAGCCATTGGTGGTCTTGGGGCAGCCTGCTCCCACGGCGCCCTCGGGCTGTCTTTCCTTCTGGGAGGCCAAGGCACAGCTCGCCCAGAGATGCACGGTGCTGGTGGACGCCCTGCGGCACAATGCGGCAGCCGCCGTGCCTTTTTTTGGCGGCGGGTCTGTGCTGAGCGCTGCTGAGCCAGCCCCTCACGCCAG CTACGGTGGCATCGTCTCTGTGGAGACCGATCTGCTCCAGTGGTGCCTGGAGTCCGGAAGCATCCCCATCCTGTGTCCCATTGGGGAGACCGCCGCGCGCCGCTCGGTGCTCCTGGACTCGCTGGAGGTGACCGCGTCTCTGGCTAAGGCGCTGCGGCCCACCAAAATCatcttcctcaacaccacaggCGGCCTGCACGACGGCAGTCACAAG GTCCTGAGTAACGTGAACCTGCCCGCCGACCTGGACCTGGTGACCAATGCCGACTGGGTGAGCACTAAAGAACGCCAGCAGATTCGGCTCATCGTGGACATACTCAGTCGCCTGCCCCATCACTCCTCCGCCGTCATCACCGCTGCCAGCATGTTCCTCACCGAGCTCTTCAGCAACAAGG GTTCGGGGACGCTGTTCAAGACTGGCGAGCGGATGCTGCGAGTGCGTTGCTTGGACAGCCTGGACCAGCGCCGCCTCGTGAACCTGGTCAACGCTAGCTTCGGCAAAAAGCTCCGAGACGACTACTTGGCCTCGTTGCGCCCGAGGCTGCACTCTGTCTACTTCTCTGAGGG GTACAACGCGGCCGCCATTCTGACCACGGAGCCCGTACTGGGGGGGACCCCGTATCTAGACAAGTTTGTGGTGAGCTCCAGCCGCCAGggccaaggctccggccagatgCTGTGGGAGTGCCTGCGGCGGGACCTGAAGACGCTTTTCTGGCGCTCCCGGGTCACCAACCCCATCAATCCCTG GTACTTCAAACACAGCGATGGCAGCTTCTCCAACAAGCAGTGGATCTTCTTCTGGTTTGGCCTGGCCGATATTCGGGACTCTTATGAGCTGGTCAACCATGCCAAGGGGATACCAGACTCCTTCTGCAAGCCAGCTTCTGACCCAGGCAGCTGA
- the TMEM101 gene encoding transmembrane protein 101 isoform X2 produces the protein MGAAVLCASFMSFGVKRRWFALGAALQLAISTYAAYIGGYVHYGDWLKVRMYSRTVAIIGGFLVLASGAGELYRRKPRSRSLQSTGQVFLGIYLVCVAYSLQHSKEDRLAYLNHLPGGELMVQLFFVLYGVLALAFLSGYYVTLAAQILAVLLPPVMLLIDGNVAYWHNTRRVEFWNQMKLLGESVGIFGAAVILATDG, from the exons ATGGGGGCAGCCGTGCTGTGCGCTAGCTTCATGTCCTTTGGAGTGAAGCGGCGCTGGTTCGCGCTGGGGGCCGCACTCCAGCTTGCCATTAGCACCTATGCCGCCTACATCGGGGGTTACGTCCACTACGGGGACTGGCTGAAG GTCCGTATGTACTCACGTACAGTTGCCATCATCGGTGGCTTTCTTGTGCTGGCCAGCGGTGCTGGGGAGCTGTACCGTCGGAAACCCCGCAGCCGTTCCCTCCAGTCCACCGGCCAGGTCTTCCTGGGCATCTACCTCGTCTGTGTG GCCTACTCACTGCAGCACAGCAAGGAGGACCGGCTGGCGTATCTGAACCATCTCCCGGGCGGGGAGCTGATGGTCCAGCTCTTCTTCGTGCTCTATGGCGTCCTGGCCCTGGCCTTCCTGTCAGGCTACTACGTGACCCTGGCTGCCCAGATTTTGGCTGTCCTGCTGCCCCCGGTCATGCTGCTCATTGACGGCAATGTGGCCTACTGGCACAACACGCGACGCGTTGAATTCTGGAACCAGATGAAGCTCCTTGGAGAGAGTGTGGGCATCTTCGGGGCCGCTGTCATCCTGGCCACTGACGGCTGA